ATGTGCAGTGGCCAAACCTCACTTGTTGTTTTCGCCGCCGTCACATTCAGATTGCTTCGTCGCTAACACTCCTCGCAATGACAAGCCGGCTATGTCATTGCGAGCCCTGCCTCTCCTGCCTGCCCGGGCCGTTTCACGGCCTCCCGAGCCGAGTCGAGGGGAGGGTATCCGAAGGGAGTGGAACGAAGGGCGTAGCAATCTGGGTCTTGGGAGAGTTCGGCAGTTTGTTCATTTTGTTTCTTTTGGCGTTACTATCTATGTTCCCATGATACAGCGTATTCAACACTCCCAGAACGTCGCGTGATTCATTTTCGAAAAAAGAGATTTAAGACGACGGTCAGAACAAATGACACAAGCAACATTGTTACAATGGGAAAGTAAATTGTGAAGTTCCGCCTATGGATGAATATGTCGCCCGGAACTCTCCAGGTGAAACCGAACCTGGCCGAGACCAGCATTAGGAGCCCCACCACGGCGAGAACGAGACCGCTCACGATGAAGAACTTGCCTATGGCTGTCAACGGATTGAAGATGGCCAACTCCCTTTTTCATAAGAAATCACACTAACGATCTTATTTCAGGAATTCTGCTCTCCCTCTGGACTTGATAGAAACGCCTTCACTATCTCGTCCGCCTCCTCAAAGTCATCGCCCCTCACCAACACCTCACCCCAGTTAGGCTTCATCATCATCCCTATGCTATCGTACATGGCCACTTGATGTGATTTAATGAGCGCATCTATCCCTTCATTTTCCAGAAGTGACTTTATCGTATTCGCCATAAACTCGTCCGGAGCTTTGTACACTACCTTGAGGTCGCTCTTACTTTCTCTCATCTCTGTCCCACTCTCAGAGAAGCCTCTTTTGCTCTCTTCTTGTTATCCCAAAATGCTTGTAAGCCAACTCCGTCGCTTCTCTGCCCCTGGATGTTCTCTTAAGATACCCTTGAAGAATCAAGAATGGCTCGAAAACCTCCTCTATCGTGTCCGGCTCTTCACCTACGGCTACCGAAACTGTACCCAAACCTACAGGTCCACCATCGAACTTCTCAATTATTGTCCTCAGAATTCTTTTGTCCATCTCATCAAAACCCATTTCATCGACATCCAGGGCCTCCAGGGATTCCATGGCTATTTTTAGGTCGATCTTTCCTCCACACTTCACCTGGGCGAAGTCTCTCACCCTCCTCAGAAGTCTGTTTGCCACCCTGGGAGTACCCCTTGATCTCTTCGCAATCTCAAGGGCTGCGGACTCTTCTATTTCAGTAGCGAGTATACTTGCTGAGCGAATTGCGATTTTGTGGAGATCATCCGGCGGATAGAAATCCAATCTGGAGACGACGCCGAACCTTGACCTGAGCGGCGAGGTAAGAAGTCCTGCTCGTGTTGTCGCGCCAATCATAGTAAAAGAATTCAGGGTCAGTCTGACGGAGCGTGCTCCAGCACCCTTGTCCAACATTATGTCAATATTAAAATCTTCCATCGCAGGATACAGATACTCTTCAACTGTCTTGTTCATTCTGTGAACTTCGTCTATGAACAGAACCTCCCTTGGCTGGAGCTTGGTAAGTATCCCGGCCAGGTCTGCGGGCCTCTCGAGAACAGGTCCCGTGATAGTTTTTATCTCCACCCCCAGTTCTCGCGCCACTATGTGCGCAAGAGTGGTTTTACCCAAACCTGGAGGTCCGTAGAACAATATGTGGTCGAGTGCATCTCCCCTCTGTTTTGCGGCCTCAATGAAAACCTTCAGGTTTTCTTTAAGCTTGTTCTGCCCCACGAATTCATCAAGGGTTCTGGGCCTCAGGGTTCTATCGAACTCCGCTTCGCCTACCATTTCTTGAGGGATAGTTATTCTTTCACTCATGAGAACCTCTTCAATGCTTCTCTCACCATCTCCTCAACAGGAATGTCACTCCCTCTTTCATTCAGCACTTTCTGAAGAGCATCCCGTCCTTCACTCTCCCTCAATCCGAGGGATTTCAGTGCTCTGAGCGCATCATTACAAGGCCCAAGCATCTCCTCAGCTTCCCTGCCCTCCTCTGCAAACTTGTCCTTCAGTTCAACTATTAACCTCTCCGCAGTCTTTCTGCCTATGCCCTTGATGCTTGATATGAACATCTTGTCACCGGAAAGAACCGCCTTCCTCAACTCGCCAGGCCTCGCGCCGGAAAGCACTGATATCGCCGTCCTACCACCTATCCCGGATACCGAGGTGAGCAACAGAAACAGGTTCTTTTCATCACTGCTGCCGAATCCAAAAAGCTCCATCCTGTCATCTTTGACTGAGAGGTGGGTGAAGAGTTTCGTGGTTGTCCCCAGTTCCCCAAGCGACTCATAGGTAGAAACCGGTATGCGCACACTGTAGCCCACACCCCTTATATCTATCACTGCGCTAGTGGGGTTCTTCTCGACCAGTTTACCCTCAAGATATGAAATCATAAGAAATCTCTCAGCAAGTTGCCGTCAGCTACCAATCGGTAAGGAAGATATACACTCCACGCCGTAATCACCTTCACCCGACTGTCTCCTGCGTATGAAGACAGCACAGAGCCACAGCCAGCGCGTCCGAGATATCGGTGGATTCTGGTAGATCTTCCACACCTAGCTGAGCCTTCACCATGTACCTCACCTGCTCCTTGGAGCTACTTCCTCTGCCCCCCACTGCACTTTTAATACGCCGCGGCGAGAACTCCACAACTTCTACACCAGAACTTTCCGCAGCAAGTAAGACCACACCCCTCGCGTGGCCCAGCAGTATGGTTGATTTGGCATTCTTGCCATAGAATACCGTTTCGCAAGCCAGGGTATCTGGCCTGTACTTCCTTATTATCTCCTGCAGTGAACTGTGGATGAACATAAGACGGGATGAAAGCGGGTCATTCTTTGAAGTGGCAAAACTCCCAAATCCCTTGACAAGGATGTTCTTTCCGTCGCTTTCTAGAACTCCATATCCAACGGATGTCAGGCCTGGATCAACACCAAGGACAGTCATGCTACGCTTCGCTTCCACCTACTATCTCTATTTCGAGACAGTCGAAACTTCCACCCCACTACCCGGCCAGGCTGACCATCACCTCCTCAGGAATGTCAAAGTTGGCGTAAACGTCCTGAACATCATCAAGTTCTTCTATTGCCTCAATCAGTCTTAGCATCTGCTCAGCCTTCTTGCCGGTCAATTTCACAGTACTCTGAGGAACCTTTGTCCTCTCTGCACTTGTGTATTCTATTTTCTTATTCTCGAGCGACTTTTTCACCTGCTCGAAATTTGTCAGATCTGTCACAATCTCATAGGTATTTGCGTCAGAGCCTACATCGTCGGCCCCCGCTTCCAGAGCAACAGACAGAAGAGTGTCCTCGTCAACTTTGGATTTGTCTATCATTATCACGCCTTTCAGCGAAAAGATCCATGAAACACACCCGGCAGAGCCCAGGCTGCCACCGTGCTTGCTGAAGGCTTTCCGCACGTCTGCTGTTGTTCTGTTCCTGTTATCGGTCATGCAGTCTACAAGCATCGCCGTTCCACCCGGCCCGTACCCCTCGTAGCTCACCTCCTCATAGGACACACCGGGAAGTTCGCCCGTCCCCCTTTTGATTGCCCTCTCCACA
This DNA window, taken from candidate division TA06 bacterium, encodes the following:
- the ruvB gene encoding Holliday junction branch migration DNA helicase RuvB; translated protein: MSERITIPQEMVGEAEFDRTLRPRTLDEFVGQNKLKENLKVFIEAAKQRGDALDHILFYGPPGLGKTTLAHIVARELGVEIKTITGPVLERPADLAGILTKLQPREVLFIDEVHRMNKTVEEYLYPAMEDFNIDIMLDKGAGARSVRLTLNSFTMIGATTRAGLLTSPLRSRFGVVSRLDFYPPDDLHKIAIRSASILATEIEESAALEIAKRSRGTPRVANRLLRRVRDFAQVKCGGKIDLKIAMESLEALDVDEMGFDEMDKRILRTIIEKFDGGPVGLGTVSVAVGEEPDTIEEVFEPFLILQGYLKRTSRGREATELAYKHFGITRREQKRLL
- a CDS encoding YebC/PmpR family DNA-binding transcriptional regulator is translated as MSGHSKWSTIKRKKGKADAQRGKIFSKLIKEITVAAREGGGDPEGNRRLRTAIAMAKAANMPAQNVERAIKRGTGELPGVSYEEVSYEGYGPGGTAMLVDCMTDNRNRTTADVRKAFSKHGGSLGSAGCVSWIFSLKGVIMIDKSKVDEDTLLSVALEAGADDVGSDANTYEIVTDLTNFEQVKKSLENKKIEYTSAERTKVPQSTVKLTGKKAEQMLRLIEAIEELDDVQDVYANFDIPEEVMVSLAG
- a CDS encoding DUF2905 domain-containing protein, whose protein sequence is MTAIGKFFIVSGLVLAVVGLLMLVSARFGFTWRVPGDIFIHRRNFTIYFPIVTMLLVSFVLTVVLNLFFRK
- the ruvC gene encoding crossover junction endodeoxyribonuclease RuvC is translated as MEAKRSMTVLGVDPGLTSVGYGVLESDGKNILVKGFGSFATSKNDPLSSRLMFIHSSLQEIIRKYRPDTLACETVFYGKNAKSTILLGHARGVVLLAAESSGVEVVEFSPRRIKSAVGGRGSSSKEQVRYMVKAQLGVEDLPESTDISDALAVALCCLHTQETVG
- the ruvA gene encoding Holliday junction branch migration protein RuvA; translation: MISYLEGKLVEKNPTSAVIDIRGVGYSVRIPVSTYESLGELGTTTKLFTHLSVKDDRMELFGFGSSDEKNLFLLLTSVSGIGGRTAISVLSGARPGELRKAVLSGDKMFISSIKGIGRKTAERLIVELKDKFAEEGREAEEMLGPCNDALRALKSLGLRESEGRDALQKVLNERGSDIPVEEMVREALKRFS
- a CDS encoding DUF2007 domain-containing protein — encoded protein: MRESKSDLKVVYKAPDEFMANTIKSLLENEGIDALIKSHQVAMYDSIGMMMKPNWGEVLVRGDDFEEADEIVKAFLSSPEGEQNS